GGGTGGCTCCCTGAGTCTGGGTAACGAACAGACCTGTTATCACCCACATTAGGAGCACTTCACAGGTGAACAGCAAGGAATGCCCCCTCTTCTACTGAGCAGCAGCCCGAGAACCTGTGGGTGTTACACTGCCAGCTTGTTTCACTATGTGAACTCAAATGCACATTAAACTCTCAAACCTACACTGCCTTCCTCTATCTATTTTGAGTAGCAGCTGTCTAGCTATGGGTGGGGAGCAAGGCAGGAATACCTAAGGTAGGCTGAGGTCCCAGTTCTAAAATCTTACATAGTGGACATGACCACTGCAGCCCCACCCTTTTTTTGAGGAACAAGtcctgaagaaacaggaagtatTAGCATAAAACCAGAGTTGAATAAAGCTACTGGGTAAAACGTGTGGATGTGTGTACAGCTGAACTGTCAGGTCAAATAGCTAGACAGAACAAGGACCAGAACAATTAACAGCTTGGTTAGAAAAACATGATAGGGAACAAACAGGCTTAGACCTTGATGTACAGCAAGCCATTTCTATAGTCCAGCCTGGAGCCCACTTGTCACACAAGAATATCCACAGCCCCATTTGGTGTTAATGGGGTCTGGAAAAGGCTTGGGAGTTGTGGGGAAAAGTAAGAAAGCAATTAGCCACATACTGATGGTTCATTGAACATTTATTGATGGTTCATGTGTCTAACTCAGGAGTCCAGAGATAACAGACTCCCAAGAAAGAAATCTGCCCACCCAGACAAAATCATCCTGGATAAGACCTCTAGCCAGTTGTTCTGACTTCCTACCAAGGCCCTGCTTTCACTTGCTCACAGAAACCATGTTCTGCATAGGCCAGCTGTCCAGAGACATGCCTGGTGACCAGTAATCATCACAGTGGGAGAGAGGGCTGTCCTGGCTCTGACCCGGGCTATCAGATACTGGAAGGAAGCAGCGGGGTCAGGAGGGAGGATACAGTTTGACTGTCAAAGGCATCCTGAGGTTTCCCTGGCTGACTCCTCCAAGGGGCCCGTAGACAATCAGTGCATTGTCAGCAGGGGCTGTAGCATGGAGCAAAGACACATCCACACCGAGAGCCTCAGGTCCAGGCTTGTTGAGGTAAGTGTCTCTACCACCCCCACACAAGAACACAGGGGTAGATACCTAGATACCGCAGGAGACGAGTGTTACCATCGACCATCAACCCTTTCCCTGAGGAAGTCGGCTCCCTGGTCTCTAAGCCAGAAGCCCCACTGACAGTAATGTGCCCCCAGGTGAAGACTAAACCCTgccataggggctggagagctgcagGCCTGCTGCTACTGCTGACACTGGCCACTGCAGGGGCCATAGCTGGAGGGCTTCTTGGCTTCATGTACAGCCCTCCCAAGGTGAGCCACCCACCAAGCCTAGGGGTACATGGAGTGGGAAGTGGGCAGTGGGCAGGAAGGCCAGTACCTGTTAGCCCTCCCCCAGGGCCAGGCCTAAACACTGGCCTTGAGCAGAGAACCAGAAGGAACAAAGGCCTACTTAGGTGATGTGGAAATACGGATGTCAGGGCTGAATTCCAAAAACCCTTTAGCCATTGTTGCAGATGCTCCAAAAGACCTTCTCGAGCTCCAAAGTACCCTGGTCCAACCAAACCACTCTGGTGGACGTGGCCCAGAACATGGCAACTATCGTGGTAACTCCGCTTCAGAGCAACCACAGCTGGGCCGTGCTGTTCGACGGGCAAAGTGTGAGTGGGCTCGGGAGGGGACAGAGCGGAGGTATCGGGTGGCCTTGACTTACCTATCTGCCTTCCCAGGGCTACATCTGTTACCGCCCTGCAGAGCACCAGGCCTGCTTCCTCCGTCTGATGGAAGCCCAAGATTGGGAGACCCTACGGCTGCTAGTGAACACTTCAAGGGTGAGCAGTACTACTTGGCTTgccacccctcccacccacccccaaggCCAGGGGACAAACAAAAGGTCCTCTGTGCAGCCCAGCTGGGCCAGCcaaggctctggtttcaggggaaCAGAAAGCTCTATCTTCCCCTCACTAAGGCTGTTGACAAAAGCAGGTGGAAGGGCCAGCAGGCTGATATGAATGCCCTACCCAGCCAGGATCAAGGAAGTACTATATGGTGGCCCACTAGAGTCTCTCTGCAGGCCCAAGAATCCTATGTGCCTGGCCAAGACACACACTAtgcccaggagctgctggcagttTTGGGGGGGCATACCGTGGACCCTGCCCAAGTGGGAGCTTCGGTGCAACACCTTTGCATGGACACTCCCATCTACTGGGCCCGACGAGCAGCGGGTGAGTTGGGGTAGGTTGAGTGAGAAGCCCTAGGGCTCCTGCAGGACAGTACTGGGCGGGAGCCCTTGGGACTCATGAGTTCCCTTCTCCCCAGGGCCCCAGAGACAGCGGCTGATCTACCTCTGCATTGACATCTGCTTCCCGAGCAACATCTGTGTGTCCGTCTGCTTTTATTACCTTCCAGACTAAGCCCCTACCAAGCCCTCATGGCCTTTGGTCCCACAGGCCACTCCTGTTCCTACAGGTCAGCAAGCTGGTCAGGTCACCAGCACCAACAAAGGGCAGCTGACAGTAGGGACAAATAAACCCAGATTACCTGGCCATGGTGGTACTTTCTGGGGGCCTTAGGACCTATATAGGGGTAGAGAGGGACAAAAGTGGGGGGGGGTAACATACCTGGGAAATAGGCACCAACCTCAGATCTCAACAGTTCCAAGCCCTCTGGGTCTAGCCTCTAAAGGGAGAAAAGACTCCCAGTCCAGGCCCATGTAGTCTGGCTTAGTGAGCCTTCTGACAACAAACTGGGCATGCAGAGTCCCAAGGTAGAGTGGCCAACAGTCTAGGTTGGCCAAAAGGGGCCAGGGTAGTCTGGTCAGGTCTGGCTGGCCTGACAGGCAGAGGCTGACCTGAGAGGCCAGGCTATTGTTCAGGTCCATCCACTTGGAGCGACTATACCAGGCATTTCTGACTGCCCAACGCAGCCTCTAGGGGTAGAGGCTAACCCAGCACGCTGTCATTGAAGGCCAAGCAGACGACAGCTTTCTGATGGCCACCATACTCTCTCTTGATCTCTCCGGTCTCTACACACCAGAGCCGGGCCAGGTTGTCAGAGGAAGCTGCAAGAAGAGATCAGGCAGAAGAGAAGCAGCAAGCATGAATGACCTCTCTAGAGGCCTaggcaatggggggggggggggggggtttgagacagggctcacCTGTGACTATGTACTGGGAGTCCCCTGAGAAGGCACAGCCCCACATCCAGCCACGGGATGACTCTCCAGGGTTACTACTCTTGATGCTGAGCTCTGTCATCAGGGAGAAGTTGGATGTCCTCCAAATTTTACATGTCTGGTCAGCTGAACAGGTAGCAAGGAGCCTGGGGTTGGACATTGGGTATCTCAGCAGCTACTACTACCCTGTATCCACTTACCATACACCAGGTAGTGTCCCCAGCCCCTGCacatgccccctccccccaggaccCTAACACGCACGTGGAGTCAGGGCTGAAGCGGCATTGCAGGGCATAGCGTGTGTGGGCTGGAATCTTGGTCTTGGGAATGAGCTGAGTCACCTCGTCACCAATGCCCCCTGTCAGGTTCCAGACATAGCAGTTTCCCTATAGGATAGGAGGGCAGTCCTTCAAACCCAGACCCTCAGCTCTGGACTTGGATCCAGGGACACCTGGGCCAGGGTAGGAAGGTTGGCATCTTGGGTCAGATCTATAGGAAGCTTTGCCCTAACAAGGAACAATGCCCAGCCAGCCAAAAGCAGGAGGCCACACAGGCTAAGGACTTAAGCACAGCTCCCTTGAGACTGCTGCTGGCCAACAGAGATGTGCAGGAGAGGAGGTGGTAAGGAGGGCGCCCAAATAGAAGGTGTAACAACCCaaggctgggaagaaggaatgcaaggatgtggaacaagtgATGTTCTAggatttaaaaggagaaaatgagactAGAGATGAAAGCAGGGACCAAACCAAAGCATCCTGCAGTccatgagaaggagccagagCATCTAAAGAACAGTGCAGCCTGCCATAAGGCTAAAGGATACTTCTACAGTTGAAGGAGAACAAACCAGGTGTCCCAGGAAGGCCACAGAGCAGTTTGTCAGTATCAGGGAAGATCAAAGTCATGGACTGGAAcataaaaggaaaggaggaataaCTGGCCCTGAGAAAAACTGGTTGAGGTGTCTAGTGTGATGGGTAAGACATGGCAGACAGCAAGCTGGACATCAGGAGTGGTACCCAAGTGTctgacttgggagctgggtggaaaACTTAGAGAGGACTGAGGGACAACCAGGGAATCAACTCATCTGCAGAAGATGAGGGACTAGGTGCTGCTGTACCCAATCCCAGTACTCACAGCACTATTGACGGCTGCCATGTAGCTGGCATCGGGGTCAATGTGGGCAGATGTGATGGAAACCTCAGGCTCAGGGATCAGCTGCTCGTTGTGGTCTGTCTTCAGGTCCCAGATGTGGATAGCACCGCTCTGGTCACCCACAATGAGTTCTGCCTGGGATGTAGTggaggtaagatgtggcagtatctctgccctccacagcccCTAGGTACCTGGCCCCATGAGTGCTTCTCACCTGGTTGGGATGCAGACACACGCAATTAATGGGTGCATTCACCTGGAAGATACGCTGGCACTGCAGGTTCCGGGACCTGTGGGAGTTGGGGTTGCACACAGTGTCTCTGCTATTAGTGTGCCACCAGAAGCCCCCATTCTCTGCTAGTAAGAGTTGCTTCCTTCCACCTTAGGAGATTGTGGCTCTTCCCCACAGAGGGTAGTGTGAGCCCAGTAAAAAGGGGATGAAAGTCCGGCCGCTAGCCTGAAGGCAGGGCTGGCTCTTTGATGTCCATcttgctttccttcttccctcaaaCACCCACTCAAAGCCCCCTTGATTAGTCTGTTCATAGAATACCTGCCCAAGGACAATCCCCTGGCTGCCCTCTCCTCAGGCAGCCATCCTCTCCAGCCCAGCACTCCACACCTGAGGTCCCAGATTCGAGCCGTGCAGTCCTCCCCGCCCGTGTACATCCAGCGGCCATCCTCATGAAAGCCCACAGATGCAATGTTCTTATTGACTCCGTCATAACTGATGATGGGGTTGGGGTTATTGGAGTTGAGATCATACATGCGGATATGTTGGTAACCTAGGGACACAGTCTGAATTGAAGCATGGATGCCAGGTAGTCCTGCCACCAGGCAAGGACAGAGGTCAAGAATCTTAGGTACCTGCAGCAGCAATCATGCTTCGGTCTGGTGTGATCTCCAATGCATTCACCTGCTGAGTATGTTAAGGATGATAGGAAGGGAACCCTGGAAAGGGAGGCCTTGGGACCATAGGCCATCAAGACCCTCACGACCTGGCCTGAGTTTCCCCGGGCACTTGCATTCATACTTAATCCTGGCCAGCACCACCCTGCCTGCTCCCAAGTGGAGGATACAGAGTCCTGATGCTGCACTGTTCGAGTGCAGATGCCACTATGCGCCTGCCAAAAGCGCACAGTGTGGTCATAGCCTGCAGTTGCCAAGATGACAGGGTCACTGCCCACTGTGCCTGGGGTGGTGTTCATTGTTTGATAGCAGGGAAAAAATGAGGCCTGCACTGGGCCAAGAGCTGATAGGCAAGGTCCAAAGGTCAAAACATCTAGAGGAAAAGAGGTATGTATGAGAGAACAATATGCACACTACACAGAGTATTATCtctttaaagataagaaaaacgAGAGAAGCGACTCAGCTCCTCTGCTTCCCTGCTTCAGGGATGGAGACGTCACCCCGCCtgcagccagcaggaggcagtCACACATAGAGGGCAATCACAGGGGCGCCGACTGCCGCAAGGATAGGCAACGCATGCGCAAGgcgactgggggggggggggagagaagccGGGCAACGCATGCGCAGGGCGACTTGGGGAAGCCGGGCAACGCTGCTGCTGCGCATGCGTAGCTGACCGGCTTTGGGATCTGATGGGTGGGGGCACTGTGTGGCAAGACCCCCGAGCTCCCCTGTGCTGTGCAGGCCGCCCTGGCTCTGTCCTACCAGCTTGATTACCCCGACCGCACCCTCCTAGCCACCCAGCTGCTGGTACGCAGCCCTTGTCCCGCGGCCTCCGTACCTTACACACGCTCAGCACTCTGCCTTGGTCCAGGACGGCGAGGCGAGGAGGAGCGAGTCGATGGAAGCCGGGCCGAACCTAGAGTTATCGATAGCGGCTCTGGGCGAGACCATGAGTCCGGGGAGTGGGGGAGTTGACAGTGATACCAAAGTTCTGGAACCAGGAACTGCAGAAGCGGTTCCGCGCGGAGTGGGCGTCAGCCGCGACCCCAGCCTTGTACTCACTGGACATCACAGCCATGGTGCGGCTGCCTATTTCCAGGCTTGGTTCCCAGGAAGGATTGCACTGTCGTCCCCCCACCTATTGCACACATATACAATCCCCTACCCTACCTATCAAGCTACAATTTCCAGGCAAATACAAaactttcagattaaaaaaaaaaaaaaatttttttttgtataagcATATCTCAAACGTACTAAAAGAATTACTTTCTTACAAGAAGTTCAAATGCAACTGGGCATTCTGTACTTCTATTTACTTTATCTGGTAACCCTAGTCGGGGCCTTTTCAGACCTGCCCAGCCCCAGTCTGACCCTCAATGCATACAAGTTAGCCTAGGAACTCCTTTAAAACTGCAGATTCTCATGCCTccgtttttttgggtttttttggggggtgcgGTGGGGGGGTggtcaagacaggtttctctgtgtagttttggtgcctgttctggaacttgctctgtagaccaggctggccttgaactcacagagatctgcctggctctgcctccccagtgctgggattaaaggtgtgcgccaccacgcctggcgCCTCTATTTTTTTACAGCCCTCTGAACTCCACGAAATTAGCCTTGTTTTCCCATGATTCCTTCCCACGACACCTATAGATGGCTGCAAACCCCTTTTTCCTCTGACCACAGAGAGGTTGAGTCCAGATAGTCCGCTAAAGCCAATTCCTGTCCATGCACTCAGGTCCTTGATCATAGacaactcccccaccccaccccgtacCTTTTCCCAGGCCCTCTTTACCTTTACCTccttagcttctctctctctctctctccctcccccccccccctctctccagtctctccaggctggactcgaactcacagggatccacctgcctctacctcttgagattaaaggtatgcaccaccactacctggctttgttttttcAACCAGGGTTTGGTATCCCACAGCGGCTTCAAACTTATGTAAGCAGGACGACCTTGAACTTTAAGTCCCCTGTCCCTCACTGTAGGCTTTGCACAAGCTAGGCATGTACACTACCATCTGAATGTCAATGCTAATCCAGCCTCCCCTTAATATTTTAGAACTAAAAACAATCCCAATACTTTTTCCAGCTCGACTCTCTCCTCCAAAGAGCTGTCCTCACCATGTTGGTAGCTCCACTTGCtacctccccctccttcctcagctttaCCCCCAAGCTCTTTGGGGAAATTCCTCAaggccactgcccagcttagtcTGCCAAGCCCAGTAGATACTTTCTTTCCACCTCTTGACCCTTGTGTACTGTGCATGACAGAAAAATCTCATCTCCTCCTTTGTGCCCTAGTAACCAGTACCAGATCTACCTCAATGggctctcttcctttcccctccccctcctgacACTCACCCCTTTTCTCTTTGCCTTACCCGAGAGGCCCTGTGGCTTCCTATGTCATCTTTAGTCTGGTGTCCCGCCACTCTCATCTCCAACTCCCAGGCTCTTGAAGCACATCCAGTTCTCCGTTAAATAAGGCACAcaatggccaggcggtggtggcacacgccattaatccaagtgcttgggatgcagaggcaggcagatctctgtgagtttgaggtcagcttggtctacagagcgagttccaggacagctagggctacacagagaaaccttgtcttgaaaaaacaaacaaacaaacaaaaaatgggggcACATAAATGCCACATAGCGAAGACCACGTCTCATGCCTAGGGTAACTCCTCACTGACCAGTTATCCTTCTGTGAGCAGTGTCCAACTCTGTTATAACTGACTATATATAGTACATCCCTCATCCTTGCCATTTTCAGACAACGATTTCACCTGGCACCCATCTCCTCACATCTTTtcctcccccagacagggtttctctgtgtagccctggctgtcctggatctcgctttgtaagCCAGACTGGCTCGAActcacacctgcctctgtctcccgagtgctgggattgaaggcgtgcaccaccaccaccaccaccacccccacacatcTTGGGAAGCCCTGCTCCAGTCCCCCTTAACAGTCAACCTGTTTGCCACAcgctcttccccctcctcctcctcttcacatcatttcatacagcccaggctggttgCTCTGTAACTAAAGAtgactctgacctccacctgccaCAAGGTGTGCCTGGGTGGTCTTTTACAAACTCAAATCTGGCCTTATTAATCCACAAGAGTCTTCAGGGGTTCTGGGAACCTTCCAGGTTCCTGGGTCTAGCCCTAATCTCTCCTCCCCTGAGGCCACTGGTTCAGTGGAGAGTGTGACAGTCTTTCACCACACCCTGACTTAGATCCTTTGCCTGTCCCTAGGCTGTTCTTCCCTCCACCCCTTCACCTACCCAGTTCTTGGCTCTCTCATAAAGCACCTTCACTTTATGAGCTTGTTCTTTGTGGGACTTTGTGCTGGTTCAGGTGAAACTCACAAAGCATAAAATTGTCCCTttattaaaggtttatttttatttatgggtatgtgtgtgtgtccatgttagtatgcatacatgcatgcaggcgccttcagaggccaggaaagagtatatgatcccctagagctggggtttacagatggttgtgagctacctgatacaagtgctggaaactgaactcagatcctctgcaaaaaaCAGAATTGCTCCTAACTGATGAACCATCGCTGTAGTCACACAATTGGCCATTTAAATTGAACAGTTCAGGCAAGGGATGCAAATCAGTTGTAGAGAGATTGTCTGGTACATTCTAGGCCATCCCagcaatatataaatacaaacagaATGAATAATTTAGTCAACAGGACacaatcctggcacttgggaaccTGAGTCAGGacgattgtgagttcaaggccagcctcacttgtctacatagtgagatcctgtatttaaaaaagaatcgggctggagatatggctcagcggttaagggcagtggctcctcttccagaggacccgggtttgattcccagcacccacatggcagctcacaactgtctataattccagttccagaggatctgacaccttcacacagacatacatgcaggcaaaacaccaatgcacatataataaaaacaagtttaaaaaaaaagaatcaatttgATGGTACACTGACTTTAGTGCATTGACATTGTGCAACTACTACCTCTATGTGGTTACCAGATGTTTCCATCCTTCCCTTAAAAGACtaagcagaagctgggcggtagtgtcacacgcctttaatcccagtgctcgggaggcagaggcagcctgatccacagagtgagaaccaggacagccagggatacacactgaaaccctgtcttgaagagagagagactaggcAGTTACTCCCACCTTCTTTCCCCAACCCAGGCCCTGGAAACCACTAACCTTGTCTCTATGTGTTGGCCACATATCAATGGAAACACAAAGGTATAGCCTTTTGTATCTTGTTTCTCTACTTAGCATTGTGTTTTCGAGGTTCATTCAGTGGTATGGGCCACTATATCATTTCTTTCTGTAGCTAAACAGTATCCTATTGTATGCATGGacctcattttatttgtttgctgaTGATGGACACCTGAGTTACTTCCTTCTTTCAGCCATTGTGACATAGTGCTGCTATAAATGTTTATGTATGCAAGcgtttgtgtgcacacatgttttCATGTGACTTGGAACTATTTTTGGAatgtgtggtgatatgttgtgtatcaactaaagcttgcctgaggatcaaaggacagagccagccactagattaaacatagaggccaggcagtgctggtacacacctttaatcctagcactcagaaggcagagatccatctagatctttatgagttcaaagccaccctggactacatgagattgactcagtctaggagagaaacggagccaggcagtggtggcacagaccctTAACCCtggtacttgggagtcacacaccttcaatcacagcacttgagatctcacaccttcgctacacgccattaatcccagcactaggaaggaagtggaatgactgggcagagaaaggcatataagggtgaggagacaggaattcggccttccagctgaggactcagaggattcgtGAGGATAGGATCTCGCCTtccatttggcctgaggattcggtagtggtgagaagtttctctagtggcttgttcctttgtcacTCTAACCTCTCAGTgtttaccacaatatctggctctaggtttttattataaaaccatttaggattcgtgcaacaggAATGGAATTACTGGGTCATGTTAGCTCTATGTTCAGccactgagccttttctccagcctgCTATGTTCAACTTTTTGAGTAACTGCCAAAACATCCTGAGTGTTTCACTACATCACACTTAGTGTTCTACAGTGACTTCACTCAGGAGGATCAGTCCCCATCTGGGGACATCTCAGAAAACAGGCCCAGAGCTGTAGAACGGCTGTTAAAGGCTCATGGCTGCAAGATGGTGGGTCCCAGTTTGGCCCAGCTGCAGTCCAGACCctactctcttctgacctcatcCTTGCTGGCCAGCTGAGGAGACTGATCCACAGGGACCCTGCACCTCGTATACCTTACTTATCTTCCTTTTTATGAAGCATAAGCTCCCCAAAAGCAGCTTCACTGAAGTGCAGAGGCAGCTATGGTGAGTCCTGGGCATGCTGGATGGAAGAGGACTGCCAGCATCAGAGGGCATCAGTCAGGATGGGACCCACGAACACAGGAGAACAGTGGCCAGCACCAGAGGGCATCAGTCAGGATGGGTCCCACGAACACAGGAGAACAGTGGCCAGCAGCAGAGGGCATCAGTCAGGATGGGTGGGACCCACGAACACAGGAGAACAGTGGCCAGCATCAGAGGGCATCAGTCAGGATGGGACCCACGAACACAGGAGAACAGTGGCCGGCACCAGAGGCATCAGTCAGGATGGGTCCCACGAACACAGGAGAACAGTGGCCAGCATCAGAGGGCATCAGTCAGGATGGGTGGGACCACGAACACAGGAGAACAGTGGCCAGCATCAGAGGGCATCAGTCAGGATGGGTCCCACGAACACAGGAGAACAGTGGCCAGCATCAGAGGGCATCAGTCAGGATGGGTGGGACCCAAGAACACAGGAGAACAGTGGCCAGCATCAGAGGGCATCAGTCAGGATGGGACCCAAGAACACAGGAGAACAGTGGCCAGCATCAGAGGGCATCAGTCAGGATGGGTGGGACCCAAGAACACAGGAGAACAGTGGCCAGCATCAGAGGGCATCAGTCAGGATGGGTGGGACCCAAGAACACAGGAGAACAGTGGCCAGATGTGTGTTCCTGAGCTGTTGTCCTTTCTTCGGGACTCTGGCTGGGGCTGGGAACTAAAGGCTGGGATGCCGCAGATGGTCCAACCCAGAGATTGCTGCTAAACTGGGCGTGGCCCTGGGCATTCTGAGCAGCTTCGGCCTCTCTGTGCGGTAGGAGGAATCTGAAGCGTGTGACTTTTGAGCCTTTGTGAGGTACTACTCACCGGCATAGCACTTCACAGAGGTGGTACCCACAAAAATGACACCTGACATATGCTTCCAGCAACCCGTGAGAAGGCACATTCAACATCACCATTGTATATGTGAGGGCTGGGTACTGGTGCTTGGGGGATGCCCTGAGCAGGCACACAGCtgataggcagaggcaggggctgcAGGCTGGCTGGCGGCAGCTAAGCATCTGGGAAGAAAGCCAGTCAGGGCTGCAGTGAAGCTGCCATCAGCTCAGCAATTCTGCTGGCTCAGCGGCCCCTCCTCCCAGGATCTTCTTCAGAGGTCTGACATCCTGGAGGGCTGTCCCAGACCCACGAATTTGCATCCTTTAGCCCAGCAAGGGTAGATGCCAGCCTGCTATACTGCCCTCATCCCCAGGTGGATGGGGAGAGCATCCAGGCAGGTGAACATCTCTGTATCCATGAAGACATTCCCATCAGCCCTCCAGACAGAGCTGCCGTCCCATTTTACTGACCGAGCAGCTGAACATCAGGAGCTTGTCTATCATGGTCACTAGCTAGCAGTACCATGGTCTCCTGGACCCCCTCTGGGCTCTAGACTGACCTCGCAAGGGAAGCCTCTGCTTTCCTTCTGCCACTGTTCACCCTTTGACGTAAGGAATCACTGAGATGTCCCTTCCAGACcacaatatgaatatttaattggGACCCTTGAATGTCCTGCCCAAAAGGATCTAGTGGATCTCTCAGGTCTGCGCATCCCTTTTCCTGGGTGGGCTCTACAATGGGATGCCCACACCTGGCCTGTGGAGTTGCTCAGGGGTGCCTGTTTATGGGGTGTAGCTGATGCTGGAGCTGGACAGAGAACAAGAATATGGCAGCTATAAGCAAGGGCCAGTTCTTTACCCAAAAGCAGTCCAAGAATTCTAAATTTAAATTGCCCTTTCAGGTCTTGGTGAACGTATATTTGTCAAAGGTAGGAGGCTagaacacattttatttaatagGTTATTAGTGTGAGTTACAACATTGAAGTAGACATTTGGTGAGTGGgcttctgtttgtatttttgcCCCAGGTCCTACAAAGATTATTTACCTTAGATGCTCCAAACACAGCAATAATAGTCATGATAATAGCTCTTTTATTTTtggatatttacttatttttgtagtGTTTCCTGTGTGCTTGGCACGATATCATGTGAGGATGAATCCAATGCAGTTACAGTTCCTGCAGGGAGA
Above is a window of Onychomys torridus chromosome 8, mOncTor1.1, whole genome shotgun sequence DNA encoding:
- the Bricd5 gene encoding BRICHOS domain-containing protein 5, which encodes MCPQVKTKPCHRGWRAAGLLLLLTLATAGAIAGGLLGFMYSPPKPLLQMLQKTFSSSKVPWSNQTTLVDVAQNMATIVVTPLQSNHSWAVLFDGQSGYICYRPAEHQACFLRLMEAQDWETLRLLVNTSRAQESYVPGQDTHYAQELLAVLGGHTVDPAQVGASVQHLCMDTPIYWARRAAGPQRQRLIYLCIDICFPSNICVSVCFYYLPD
- the Mlst8 gene encoding target of rapamycin complex subunit LST8 isoform X2, producing MNTTPGTVGSDPVILATAGYDHTVRFWQAHSGICTRTVQHQDSVNALEITPDRSMIAAAGYQHIRMYDLNSNNPNPIISYDGVNKNIASVGFHEDGRWMYTGGEDCTARIWDLRSRNLQCQRIFQVNAPINCVCLHPNQAELIVGDQSGAIHIWDLKTDHNEQLIPEPEVSITSAHIDPDASYMAAVNSAGNCYVWNLTGGIGDEVTQLIPKTKIPAHTRYALQCRFSPDSTLLATCSADQTCKIWRTSNFSLMTELSIKSSNPGESSRGWMWGCAFSGDSQYIVTASSDNLARLWCVETGEIKREYGGHQKAVVCLAFNDSVLG
- the Mlst8 gene encoding target of rapamycin complex subunit LST8 isoform X1, which encodes MNTTPGTVGSDPVILATAGYDHTVRFWQAHSGICTRTVQHQDSQVNALEITPDRSMIAAAGYQHIRMYDLNSNNPNPIISYDGVNKNIASVGFHEDGRWMYTGGEDCTARIWDLRSRNLQCQRIFQVNAPINCVCLHPNQAELIVGDQSGAIHIWDLKTDHNEQLIPEPEVSITSAHIDPDASYMAAVNSAGNCYVWNLTGGIGDEVTQLIPKTKIPAHTRYALQCRFSPDSTLLATCSADQTCKIWRTSNFSLMTELSIKSSNPGESSRGWMWGCAFSGDSQYIVTASSDNLARLWCVETGEIKREYGGHQKAVVCLAFNDSVLG